A DNA window from Thiothrix subterranea contains the following coding sequences:
- a CDS encoding N-acetylglutaminylglutamine amidotransferase codes for MCGICGELRLDGQLPELKYLNSMMAKLEKRGPDHAGSFSDGGLMFGHRRLAIIDLSYKSSQPMVDIESGLAMVFNGTIYNHPELRAELKARGHHFFSEGDTEVILKAYAEWGEDAPKHLLGMFAFAIWDMCKKTLFLARDRMGIKPLYYAADGKSFRFASNTQALLTTPGIDTSLDPLAIHNLFSLHAVVPAPRTVLNGIRKLQPAHSLTIHADGRQELKRYWNLVARRPAEARSEQEWIDAVHESLKTAVRRRNNIADVPVGVLLSGGLDSSLLVGLLSEIGIKDIRTFTIGFDDQPEEKGSEYEYSDAVVERFQPKHHKFHIPNEHTLSRLPEAVANMAEPMFGQDAIGFYLLSEQVSKHVKVVQSGQGADEVFGGYFWYPQAHASTHPDMLQRLAPYYFDRDHREMAEMLQTPFQTRDYTGELVRELLESPDAEDTLDAVLRADTTTFIVDDPVKRVDNMTMAWGLEARVPFLDHELVELAAQMPTELKLRDGGKYVLKQIARELVPDSVIDRPKGYFPVPALKFVRGEFLEMMRNLLDSQACRERGLYQRSYIDKVLASPEAHLTRIQGSKLWHMAALEMWLQSQGL; via the coding sequence ATGTGCGGCATTTGCGGTGAACTACGCCTCGACGGGCAACTCCCCGAACTGAAATACCTCAACAGCATGATGGCGAAGCTGGAAAAGCGCGGCCCCGACCACGCAGGCAGCTTTTCCGACGGCGGCTTGATGTTTGGGCATCGCCGCTTGGCGATCATCGACCTGTCGTACAAATCCAGCCAGCCGATGGTCGACATCGAATCGGGCTTGGCAATGGTGTTCAACGGCACGATCTACAACCACCCCGAATTGCGGGCGGAACTGAAAGCTCGCGGGCATCATTTCTTCTCGGAAGGCGATACCGAAGTCATCCTCAAAGCCTACGCGGAATGGGGCGAAGACGCGCCCAAGCATTTGCTGGGGATGTTCGCCTTCGCTATCTGGGACATGTGCAAGAAAACGCTGTTCCTGGCGCGTGACCGTATGGGCATCAAGCCGCTGTACTACGCCGCTGACGGTAAAAGTTTCCGCTTTGCCTCCAACACGCAAGCCTTGCTGACCACGCCGGGGATTGATACCAGCCTCGACCCGCTGGCGATCCACAACCTGTTTTCGCTGCACGCCGTTGTGCCTGCGCCGCGCACCGTGCTGAACGGCATCCGCAAGCTGCAACCCGCGCACAGTCTCACCATCCACGCTGACGGGCGGCAAGAGCTGAAACGTTACTGGAATCTGGTGGCACGTCGCCCCGCCGAAGCACGTTCCGAACAGGAATGGATTGATGCGGTACACGAATCGCTGAAAACCGCCGTGCGCCGCCGCAACAATATCGCCGACGTACCCGTGGGCGTGCTGCTTTCCGGTGGCTTGGATTCGAGCCTGCTAGTCGGTTTGCTGTCTGAAATCGGCATCAAGGACATCCGCACCTTCACTATCGGTTTCGACGACCAGCCGGAGGAAAAAGGCAGCGAATACGAATACTCCGACGCGGTGGTGGAACGCTTCCAGCCCAAGCACCACAAGTTCCACATCCCCAACGAACACACTCTGTCACGCCTACCAGAAGCGGTGGCAAATATGGCAGAACCGATGTTCGGGCAAGATGCGATTGGCTTTTACCTGCTCTCCGAACAGGTGTCCAAGCACGTGAAAGTGGTGCAATCGGGGCAAGGCGCAGATGAGGTATTCGGCGGCTATTTCTGGTATCCGCAAGCTCATGCCTCAACCCACCCCGACATGCTACAACGCCTTGCGCCGTATTATTTCGACCGCGATCACCGCGAGATGGCGGAAATGCTGCAAACCCCATTCCAAACCCGCGATTACACTGGCGAACTGGTGCGCGAATTGCTGGAATCACCCGATGCGGAAGACACGCTGGATGCGGTATTGCGGGCTGACACCACCACTTTCATCGTCGACGATCCAGTCAAGCGCGTGGATAATATGACGATGGCGTGGGGGCTGGAAGCGCGTGTGCCGTTCCTCGATCACGAGCTGGTGGAATTGGCGGCGCAAATGCCGACCGAATTGAAGCTGCGTGACGGCGGTAAATACGTGCTGAAACAAATTGCGCGGGAGCTAGTGCCGGATAGCGTGATTGACCGCCCTAAGGGGTATTTCCCCGTGCCTGCCTTGAAGTTTGTGCGCGGTGAGTTTTTGGAAATGATGCGTAATTTGCTGGATTCGCAAGCGTGCCGGGAACGCGGTTTGTATCAGCGTAGCTATATCGACAAGGTGCTGGCTTCCCCCGAAGCGCATTTGACGCGGATTCAGGGCAGCAAACTGTGGCACATGGCGGCGTTGGAGATGTGGTTGCAGAGTCAGGGGCTTTAA
- a CDS encoding tetratricopeptide repeat protein: MTTHSFRLGSHHYDVMQQQLFDQDGQQCVLRHQSLLVLHELVVHANKVVSKDDLFTQVWKGISVTDDSLVQCVADIRRALQDDKHEILKTVPRRGYLLVAHECADAPAICLPEDMLPFLGRGQELQDLGEMLANPACRLISIVGIGGVGKSRLAKAIARQVAEQFAQGICFVELAAVQDAELIPAAVATAAGIAIQGVREPVEQLQSALAARQMLLVLDNIEHLLPEVEICQALLAANSHLKILVTSRLPTRVYGEWLYHLHGFPLPLDGELTGSCAAFDLFMQSARRVQHGFFLKVGEHDAVRDICRLVGGMPLGIEIAASWVQHLTCTEILLEMRRHLQASANNDDDPDPKPSALASVLWQSWQMLTSREQRILHMLALFRGKFTREAASAISGAHLGDYASLIGKSMLRRNEEGDYSLHEVMRQYASDHRLASQQHPATAQRFVEYHLEVVEQVDAAIFGGEQLVGITRLEREHDNFRECLSLCNPEHNRLAAMPELGLRMVGALGMFWFLANHWKEGYGWAERFLELQRHEQPSVAQAMALLTAGGISALMDKHALAEQYLCRGTDMAGYLGNQVQSARGLLALSVLRRLQGRYAESIDCGQQSVALFKATGDEGGYQFNLVNMGHSLLWLERYDEAVKALEECIRLNHQIGMTISMPYALVNLGRLHWKLGDGVAARAYLQQSIQMAEQLGILLYHAQALCSLGSIEVSEGNAEAALGFFRQSMSDYLHLGDREGQVNVMKGVGVAKAMLNELALAWQFMVVAEDMAGYLKIPLLPDNQPLFEASKQRVQRELSPGLLALHRNLGRVNELNTLHNAI, from the coding sequence ATGACTACCCACAGTTTCAGGCTTGGCAGCCATCATTACGATGTCATGCAGCAGCAGTTATTTGATCAAGATGGTCAACAATGCGTACTACGTCACCAATCATTACTGGTTTTGCATGAGTTAGTTGTTCATGCCAACAAGGTTGTGTCCAAAGATGACTTGTTCACGCAAGTCTGGAAAGGTATCAGTGTCACCGATGATTCTTTGGTGCAGTGTGTGGCAGACATCCGCCGTGCCTTGCAGGATGACAAGCATGAAATCCTGAAAACGGTGCCGCGTCGGGGTTATTTGCTGGTAGCACATGAATGCGCTGATGCTCCGGCAATTTGCCTGCCCGAAGACATGCTGCCTTTTTTGGGGCGTGGTCAGGAGTTGCAAGACTTGGGTGAAATGCTGGCGAATCCGGCTTGCCGCCTGATCTCCATTGTCGGCATCGGTGGTGTTGGTAAGTCCCGTCTTGCCAAGGCAATCGCCAGACAAGTGGCAGAGCAGTTTGCGCAGGGCATTTGTTTTGTGGAACTGGCAGCGGTGCAGGATGCAGAACTTATCCCCGCCGCTGTTGCCACTGCCGCTGGTATCGCGATTCAGGGGGTACGCGAGCCGGTTGAGCAATTGCAATCCGCCCTAGCTGCGCGGCAGATGCTGTTGGTGCTGGATAATATCGAGCATTTGCTGCCTGAGGTTGAGATTTGTCAGGCCCTGTTGGCGGCTAATTCGCATTTGAAAATACTGGTCACGTCACGCTTGCCGACCCGTGTGTACGGTGAGTGGCTGTATCATCTGCACGGCTTCCCCTTGCCTCTGGACGGTGAATTGACGGGGAGTTGTGCTGCGTTTGATTTGTTCATGCAATCTGCACGCCGGGTGCAGCATGGTTTTTTCCTGAAGGTGGGTGAGCATGATGCTGTTCGGGACATTTGCCGGTTGGTCGGGGGAATGCCATTAGGAATTGAAATCGCTGCCAGTTGGGTGCAGCACCTCACGTGCACAGAAATCCTGCTGGAAATGCGCCGCCACTTGCAAGCCAGTGCCAACAATGATGATGACCCTGATCCAAAACCGTCTGCTTTAGCATCGGTCTTGTGGCAAAGCTGGCAAATGCTGACCTCGCGTGAACAACGCATCTTGCACATGTTGGCGCTGTTTCGGGGCAAGTTTACCCGTGAAGCGGCTTCGGCAATCAGTGGGGCGCATCTGGGTGACTACGCCAGTTTGATTGGCAAATCCATGTTGCGGCGTAATGAAGAGGGAGATTATTCCTTGCATGAGGTGATGCGCCAGTATGCCAGCGACCATCGCCTTGCCAGCCAGCAACATCCTGCAACTGCCCAGCGGTTTGTCGAATACCATCTGGAGGTGGTTGAGCAGGTGGATGCGGCGATTTTTGGTGGTGAGCAACTGGTGGGCATTACACGGCTGGAACGGGAGCATGACAATTTTCGGGAATGCTTGAGCTTGTGCAATCCTGAGCATAATCGGCTGGCAGCTATGCCGGAATTGGGCTTACGCATGGTGGGGGCGTTGGGGATGTTCTGGTTTCTGGCGAATCACTGGAAAGAAGGTTATGGCTGGGCGGAACGCTTCCTTGAGCTTCAGCGTCATGAACAGCCTTCGGTGGCGCAGGCGATGGCGTTGTTGACGGCTGGTGGGATTTCCGCGTTGATGGATAAGCACGCGCTTGCCGAACAATACCTGTGCCGTGGGACGGATATGGCGGGTTATCTGGGCAACCAAGTCCAATCTGCACGGGGTTTGCTGGCGTTGAGTGTGTTGCGTCGCTTGCAAGGGCGCTATGCGGAATCCATCGACTGTGGGCAGCAGAGTGTGGCGTTGTTTAAGGCAACAGGTGACGAAGGCGGTTATCAGTTCAATCTGGTTAATATGGGGCATTCGCTGTTGTGGCTGGAACGCTACGATGAGGCGGTCAAGGCGCTGGAAGAATGCATCCGCTTGAACCACCAGATTGGCATGACCATCAGTATGCCTTACGCCTTGGTCAACCTTGGGCGGCTGCATTGGAAACTGGGCGATGGGGTCGCGGCGCGGGCTTATTTGCAACAAAGCATCCAGATGGCTGAACAATTGGGGATATTGCTGTATCACGCGCAAGCCTTGTGCAGTTTGGGGTCGATTGAGGTGAGTGAGGGCAATGCCGAGGCTGCGCTTGGTTTTTTCCGGCAAAGCATGAGCGATTACCTGCATTTGGGGGATCGGGAAGGGCAGGTCAATGTAATGAAAGGGGTTGGGGTTGCCAAAGCCATGCTTAATGAGTTGGCGTTGGCGTGGCAGTTTATGGTGGTGGCGGAAGATATGGCGGGGTATTTGAAGATACCGCTGTTGCCGGATAATCAGCCGCTGTTTGAGGCGAGCAAACAGCGGGTTCAGCGGGAATTGAGTCCGGGGTTGTTGGCGTTGCACCGGAATTTGGGGCGGGTAAATGAGCTTAACACATTACATAATGCGATTTAG
- a CDS encoding PDC sensor domain-containing protein → MAKSLQHSINSHRALLTDLLGNALNEYAGRILPQMDEVERLDECMRRVFSALDYCKYVYVLDANGVQISSTVNRYGADPEARGRDRSERPYMKHMHDASIDFNLSEAYISRNKKRPSITAIQTIRDANGQPVGFLGVDYDLRELPHSDVIYEEPSQWRQIKGDPAIRSGLFAQQRAESVMDRHIDVVLSVHEALILDQGVHHFQIHFSSSRTTIWHRDDPYVYRILTNEELIDPNICLAYPRRPYFERAIVPPEMVGKVLAQLKALRFADETIYLRSASLNIVNGTVGLNFSCDGSHYLSYDEFLSKGLDFWFGDDSSIASEVACAVATLDKPRLDAAVDALASMGCIQVNKLLYALEKGDVPERVAAFSADERDYLYRELKAVMDVYEGGVCGL, encoded by the coding sequence ATGGCGAAATCACTACAACATTCGATTAATTCACACCGTGCGTTGCTCACGGATTTGTTAGGCAATGCGCTCAACGAGTATGCGGGCAGAATTTTGCCGCAAATGGATGAGGTTGAGCGGCTGGATGAATGTATGCGGCGGGTCTTCAGCGCACTCGATTATTGCAAATACGTGTACGTGCTGGACGCTAACGGGGTGCAAATCAGCTCTACCGTGAACCGTTACGGCGCTGACCCGGAAGCACGCGGGCGTGACCGTTCCGAGCGCCCGTACATGAAGCACATGCACGATGCCAGCATCGACTTTAACCTGTCGGAAGCTTACATCAGCCGCAATAAAAAGCGCCCGTCGATTACGGCGATTCAAACCATTCGGGATGCCAACGGGCAGCCGGTCGGGTTTTTGGGCGTTGATTACGATTTGCGCGAATTGCCGCATTCGGATGTGATTTACGAAGAGCCGAGCCAGTGGCGACAAATCAAGGGCGATCCGGCGATTCGTAGCGGTTTGTTTGCGCAACAGCGGGCGGAAAGCGTGATGGATCGGCACATTGATGTGGTGCTGTCGGTGCATGAGGCACTGATTCTGGATCAGGGAGTACACCATTTTCAGATTCATTTTTCCAGCAGTCGTACCACAATTTGGCATCGGGATGACCCGTATGTGTACCGCATTCTCACCAATGAAGAGCTGATTGACCCGAATATTTGCTTGGCGTACCCGCGTCGCCCGTATTTTGAGCGGGCAATTGTGCCGCCGGAAATGGTGGGCAAAGTGTTGGCGCAATTGAAAGCGTTGCGCTTTGCGGATGAAACCATTTATTTGCGTTCGGCGTCGTTGAACATTGTGAATGGCACGGTGGGGCTGAATTTCTCGTGTGACGGGTCGCATTACCTGAGTTACGACGAATTCCTCTCCAAAGGCTTGGATTTTTGGTTTGGTGATGACAGCAGCATTGCCTCCGAAGTGGCGTGCGCGGTCGCAACCTTGGATAAGCCACGGCTGGATGCGGCGGTAGATGCGCTGGCAAGCATGGGCTGTATTCAAGTCAATAAGTTGTTGTATGCCCTAGAAAAAGGCGATGTGCCAGAGCGGGTAGCAGCCTTCAGTGCTGATGAGCGCGATTACCTTTACCGTGAATTGAAAGCGGTGATGGATGTGTACGAGGGCGGTGTATGCGGGTTGTGA
- a CDS encoding ABC transporter ATP-binding protein, with translation MLQASHLHYAYPEAGREHTVLRDVSLSLQAGEHVALVGSSGSGKSTLLNLLGGIDTPASGEIQLTGKVLSRLREPELTLFRRQHIGFIYQQFNLIPTLTVAENILLPLMLLGVAAAEQQRRLHHWLAAVQLPTRGAAFPDQLSGGEQQRVAIARALIHQPALVLADEPTGNLDAKTGALVLDLLFSLAGAAQQTLLVVTHSRTVAERAGRILVMHDGHLHTGEQAMAW, from the coding sequence TTGTTACAAGCCAGCCATCTGCATTATGCCTACCCCGAAGCCGGTCGCGAACACACGGTGCTGCGCGATGTCAGCCTGAGCTTGCAAGCGGGCGAACACGTTGCGCTAGTGGGTAGCAGCGGTTCGGGCAAGTCTACGCTGTTGAACCTGTTGGGGGGAATTGATACGCCTGCGAGCGGGGAGATTCAACTGACGGGCAAAGTCTTGTCACGCTTACGTGAACCGGAATTGACGCTGTTTCGCCGTCAACACATCGGGTTTATTTACCAGCAATTTAACCTGATTCCGACGTTGACGGTGGCGGAAAATATTCTGTTGCCGCTGATGTTACTGGGAGTTGCAGCGGCGGAACAGCAACGCCGTTTGCACCATTGGTTGGCAGCGGTGCAATTGCCGACACGCGGCGCGGCGTTTCCAGACCAATTGTCCGGCGGGGAACAGCAGCGCGTGGCGATTGCGCGTGCCTTGATTCATCAACCGGCGTTGGTGTTGGCGGATGAGCCAACCGGCAATCTGGACGCGAAAACCGGCGCATTGGTGTTGGATTTGCTGTTTTCACTGGCGGGAGCGGCGCAACAAACCTTGCTGGTAGTAACGCACAGCCGCACGGTGGCAGAACGGGCAGGGCGTATTTTGGTGATGCACGATGGACATTTACACACAGGCGAACAGGCAATGGCTTGGTGA
- a CDS encoding PEGA domain-containing protein, giving the protein MSGIAKWIIGAVLVIFALIGIKSLFAPNPAEAPPSASGWEQPLVMPNANLPSPDAIGDSTIFTRPLNDKPAPAEEEDNTVELVGEPEDTDTVEAPKPPPTRTPPKPAEPLADEPDTDTAPVIAEPTETPKPATPPPAPVVGKTGTLEIVAQTETGKPIKANVYVQQANGVNLDNATYTNKAAFTLKPGKYKITVRAEGYASLSRTINVPDGAVVNEIFPLPALVAAAPAPVAAPPRQPEPVRPAPTPAPSAAQGRLRVVALSADDGTPIPVNFTIARLDGSVVERVNNVSLTELSLPAQEFVVSFDYQGFHGYKSLTVPPGQVFTHTFNIRGVSGQAQAPQQLPPQQPMQQPPPQTVEEMLMQRLQDELQKRLTN; this is encoded by the coding sequence ATGAGCGGAATCGCAAAATGGATCATCGGCGCAGTGCTGGTCATCTTCGCCCTGATTGGCATCAAGAGCCTGTTTGCCCCCAATCCGGCAGAAGCTCCACCCAGCGCTTCCGGCTGGGAACAACCGCTGGTTATGCCCAATGCCAACCTACCCTCACCCGACGCCATCGGTGACAGCACTATTTTCACCCGCCCATTGAACGACAAACCCGCCCCAGCGGAAGAAGAAGACAATACCGTGGAATTGGTTGGCGAACCGGAGGATACCGACACGGTGGAAGCACCCAAGCCGCCGCCAACACGCACTCCACCCAAACCCGCTGAACCGCTTGCGGATGAGCCAGACACCGATACCGCCCCGGTAATCGCTGAACCGACAGAAACACCAAAGCCTGCAACCCCACCGCCTGCCCCAGTCGTCGGCAAAACCGGCACGCTGGAAATTGTGGCGCAAACCGAAACCGGCAAACCCATCAAAGCCAATGTTTACGTGCAACAAGCCAACGGCGTAAATCTGGATAACGCCACTTACACCAACAAAGCCGCGTTCACGCTCAAACCCGGCAAATACAAAATCACGGTACGCGCCGAAGGTTACGCCAGCCTGTCACGCACGATCAACGTCCCGGATGGCGCGGTGGTGAATGAAATATTCCCACTGCCTGCGCTAGTCGCTGCCGCACCCGCCCCGGTTGCTGCCCCACCCCGTCAACCTGAACCCGTCAGACCAGCACCAACGCCTGCACCCTCTGCCGCGCAAGGCAGACTCCGCGTCGTTGCGTTATCCGCTGATGACGGCACACCGATACCCGTCAATTTCACCATTGCGCGTTTGGATGGCTCCGTGGTCGAACGGGTTAATAATGTGTCGCTCACCGAACTCAGCCTGCCCGCACAAGAATTCGTGGTCAGCTTTGATTACCAAGGATTTCATGGCTACAAATCCCTGACCGTACCGCCGGGGCAAGTGTTTACCCACACCTTCAATATTCGTGGTGTTAGCGGGCAAGCACAAGCGCCGCAACAATTGCCCCCGCAGCAACCCATGCAACAGCCGCCACCACAGACCGTGGAGGAAATGCTGATGCAGCGCTTGCAGGATGAATTACAAAAACGCTTAACCAATTGA
- a CDS encoding TatD family hydrolase has translation MSKKRAIPVFEHPIIETHCHLDYLEGDALDAALQAAREVNVERIITIAVSPDNLEKVMALAQHYPQVWGTQGIHPHDANDYSDAVDAQIRANAVHAKILAIGEIGLDYHYDYSDRAKQRDAFERQLQMAIDLSLPIVVHTREADADMEAILRNFVGQMPQRGVIHSFTSGQALAEYCLGEGFCLGFNGISTFKAADNVREIISITPVEQILFETDAPYLTPIPYRGHKNEPKYLPFIAEHVAAVKDVPLETLLPQVWKNSVEVFFGGV, from the coding sequence ATGTCTAAAAAACGCGCTATTCCTGTCTTCGAGCACCCCATCATCGAAACCCATTGCCATCTGGATTATTTGGAAGGCGATGCGCTGGACGCTGCTTTGCAAGCCGCCCGCGAGGTGAATGTTGAACGTATTATCACCATTGCGGTTTCCCCCGATAATCTGGAAAAAGTGATGGCGTTGGCGCAGCACTACCCGCAAGTGTGGGGGACGCAGGGCATTCACCCGCACGATGCCAACGATTACAGCGATGCGGTGGATGCGCAGATTCGCGCCAATGCTGTGCACGCGAAAATACTGGCGATTGGCGAGATCGGGCTGGATTACCACTACGACTATTCCGATCGTGCTAAACAGCGCGATGCTTTCGAGCGGCAGTTGCAGATGGCGATTGATCTGAGCTTACCGATTGTGGTGCATACCCGCGAGGCAGATGCGGATATGGAAGCAATTTTGCGCAATTTCGTCGGGCAAATGCCGCAGCGCGGGGTGATTCATAGCTTTACGTCGGGGCAGGCGTTGGCGGAATATTGCCTTGGCGAAGGTTTCTGTCTGGGCTTTAACGGCATTAGCACGTTTAAAGCGGCGGACAATGTGCGTGAAATCATCAGCATTACGCCTGTCGAGCAGATTTTGTTTGAAACGGATGCGCCGTATTTGACCCCGATTCCGTACCGTGGGCATAAGAATGAGCCGAAGTATTTGCCGTTTATTGCCGAACATGTGGCGGCGGTGAAAGATGTGCCGTTGGAAACGTTGTTACCGCAGGTGTGGAAGAACAGTGTGGAGGTGTTTTTTGGTGGGGTGTAA